In a single window of the Aminomonas paucivorans DSM 12260 genome:
- the rny gene encoding ribonuclease Y — MSFVMLVAGVALGALAGFLVLRHRETKRQEGAVSDAERVLKEAAASAERSKREMLTEAKEEILRLRQEVEKETKERRNELQRAERRLEQKEENLDRKLEALGQKEDELRARHDEAQEKLAELGRKEQALVVRLEEIAQMTREEAKGFLLAQVEEEANHLIGLRLKELEEKARREGDRKAREIVATAIQRCGVEHTAEVAVSVVNLPTDEMKGRIIGREGRNIRTFETLTGVDLIVDDTPEAVTISSFDPVRREVARLSLERLVTDGRIHPARIEEIIEKAQRDVEEQILEAGENALLETGIKTMSPELVKVIGQLRFRSSYGQNALNHSLEVAHLAGIMASELGLEESMAKRAGLLHDIGKAVDHQVEGPHARIGADLAKRYGENPDIVNAIAAHHEDEEPTTIYAVLVAAADAVSAARPGARRESLEAYVKRLEKLESLAKEFGGVSKAFAIQAGREIRVAVAPQVADDGAMQKLAYDIARKIEQEMKYPGQIKVTLIRETRAVDYAK; from the coding sequence ATGTCTTTTGTGATGTTGGTGGCGGGCGTCGCCCTGGGGGCGCTCGCTGGGTTTCTGGTTCTCCGACATAGGGAGACCAAGCGTCAAGAGGGAGCCGTGAGCGATGCGGAACGGGTCCTCAAGGAGGCGGCGGCGTCCGCGGAACGCTCCAAGAGGGAGATGCTCACGGAGGCCAAGGAAGAGATCCTGCGGCTTCGCCAGGAAGTGGAGAAGGAAACGAAGGAGCGACGCAACGAACTCCAGCGGGCGGAGCGCCGTCTGGAGCAGAAGGAGGAGAACCTGGACCGCAAGCTGGAGGCCCTGGGCCAGAAGGAGGACGAGCTTCGGGCCCGTCACGACGAGGCTCAGGAAAAGCTGGCGGAACTGGGGCGCAAGGAGCAGGCCCTGGTGGTGCGTCTGGAGGAGATCGCCCAGATGACCCGGGAAGAGGCCAAGGGCTTTCTGTTGGCTCAGGTGGAAGAGGAAGCGAACCACCTCATCGGTCTGCGGCTCAAGGAATTGGAGGAAAAGGCCCGTCGCGAAGGGGACCGCAAGGCCCGGGAGATCGTGGCCACGGCCATCCAGCGTTGCGGGGTGGAGCACACCGCCGAGGTGGCGGTGAGCGTGGTGAACCTGCCCACCGACGAGATGAAGGGCCGGATTATCGGCCGGGAGGGGCGGAACATCCGCACCTTCGAGACCCTCACGGGGGTGGACCTCATCGTGGACGACACCCCGGAGGCGGTCACCATCAGCAGCTTTGACCCGGTGCGCCGCGAGGTGGCCAGGCTTTCCCTGGAACGGCTGGTGACGGACGGACGCATCCACCCGGCGCGGATCGAGGAGATCATCGAGAAGGCGCAGCGGGACGTGGAGGAGCAGATCCTCGAAGCAGGGGAGAACGCCCTCCTTGAAACGGGCATCAAGACCATGAGCCCCGAACTGGTGAAGGTCATCGGGCAGCTGCGGTTCCGCTCCAGCTACGGGCAGAACGCCCTGAACCACAGCCTGGAGGTGGCCCACCTGGCGGGGATCATGGCTTCGGAGTTGGGTCTCGAAGAGTCCATGGCGAAACGGGCCGGACTGCTCCACGACATCGGTAAGGCGGTGGACCATCAGGTGGAGGGTCCCCACGCCCGCATCGGGGCGGACCTGGCGAAACGCTACGGGGAGAACCCGGACATCGTGAACGCCATCGCGGCGCACCACGAGGACGAGGAGCCCACCACCATCTACGCCGTCCTGGTGGCGGCGGCGGATGCGGTGAGCGCCGCCCGTCCCGGGGCCAGGCGGGAGAGCCTGGAGGCCTACGTGAAGCGTCTGGAGAAGCTGGAGTCCCTGGCCAAGGAGTTCGGCGGGGTCAGCAAGGCCTTCGCCATCCAGGCGGGTCGGGAGATCCGCGTGGCCGTGGCGCCCCAGGTGGCGGACGACGGGGCCATGCAGAAGCTGGCCTACGACATCGCCCGAAAGATCGAACAGGAAATGAAGTATCCCGGTCAGATCAAGGTCACCCTCATCCGGGAGACCCGGGCCGTGGACTACGCGAAGTAG
- a CDS encoding ECF transporter S component codes for MNPLKTSPRALALGALFAALVTGATMLSIPVPGFRLYFNLGEGILYTVALLFGPRYGAVAGSLGAALGDILLGYPQWAPFSLVIKGLEGFVVGFLARRAPRWIALAAGALVMMGGYTSAAATLYGPAAAPLEALTDLIQTGIGAALAWILVPFLEKHLRKSR; via the coding sequence ATGAACCCACTGAAGACCTCCCCCCGCGCCCTCGCTCTCGGCGCCCTCTTCGCCGCCCTCGTCACGGGGGCGACCATGCTGTCCATTCCGGTCCCCGGGTTCCGGCTCTACTTCAACCTGGGGGAGGGGATCCTCTACACCGTGGCGCTCCTCTTCGGCCCCCGGTACGGCGCGGTCGCCGGAAGCCTGGGCGCGGCCCTGGGAGACATCCTCCTCGGCTACCCCCAATGGGCCCCCTTCTCGCTGGTCATCAAGGGCCTGGAGGGATTCGTGGTGGGCTTCCTGGCCCGCCGGGCGCCCCGCTGGATCGCCCTGGCGGCGGGAGCTCTGGTCATGATGGGAGGCTACACGTCCGCGGCGGCGACCCTCTACGGTCCAGCGGCGGCTCCCCTGGAAGCCCTCACGGACCTGATCCAGACGGGCATCGGCGCCGCCCTCGCCTGGATCCTGGTCCCCTTTCTGGAAAAACACCTCCGAAAGTCGCGCTAG
- a CDS encoding sodium-dependent transporter, with translation MSENGADREQWGSRFGFIMAAAGSAIGLGNIWRFPYLAGMNGGGAFVVIYLLLVLSIGVAVMLAEMAIGRSAGLNAVGAFKKLKGGAWPLVGWMGVIAGFLILSFYGVVAGWTIAYMIKSFTPGFLEAAAAGKAGDLFGAFVSNPGQVVAYQALFMFATIWIVYRGIGGGIEKYCKLMMPALFIILLILIARAVTLDGAGKGLEFYLKPDFSKVTGGTVLAALGQGFFSLSLGMGCMITYGSYLSKKEVLPSAAITVVSLDTSAAFLSGLAIFPAVFAFGMEPASGPGLTFITLPSVFAKMPMGAVFSFLFFLLLFFAAITSSISLLEVCVAYFKDELGWSRAKASWVLGLVIFVLGVPSALSLGGHFPKIAGKDFLDAVDFFSSNVLLPLGGIFISLFAGWVWLDSARKEVTNQGSHSFALEVAWIWVCRVVAPLAIAWIFVKGLKW, from the coding sequence GTGAGCGAGAACGGCGCGGATCGGGAACAGTGGGGTAGCAGGTTCGGATTCATCATGGCCGCGGCGGGTTCCGCCATCGGCCTGGGCAATATCTGGCGTTTTCCCTACCTGGCTGGCATGAACGGCGGGGGTGCCTTTGTCGTCATCTATCTTCTTTTGGTTCTTTCCATCGGAGTGGCGGTGATGTTGGCGGAGATGGCCATCGGACGGTCCGCAGGACTCAATGCGGTGGGGGCCTTCAAAAAACTCAAGGGAGGCGCCTGGCCCCTGGTGGGTTGGATGGGGGTCATCGCGGGCTTTCTGATCCTCTCCTTCTACGGAGTGGTGGCGGGTTGGACCATCGCCTACATGATCAAGTCCTTCACCCCCGGATTCCTGGAGGCCGCAGCCGCAGGCAAGGCGGGGGACCTCTTTGGAGCCTTCGTCTCCAATCCTGGGCAGGTGGTGGCCTACCAGGCCCTTTTCATGTTTGCGACCATCTGGATTGTCTACCGGGGCATCGGAGGGGGCATCGAGAAGTACTGCAAGCTCATGATGCCTGCCCTCTTCATCATCCTGCTGATCCTTATCGCCCGGGCGGTGACCCTGGACGGGGCCGGTAAGGGACTGGAGTTCTACCTGAAGCCGGACTTTTCCAAGGTCACGGGGGGTACCGTCCTGGCAGCCCTGGGGCAGGGTTTCTTTTCCCTCTCCCTGGGCATGGGCTGCATGATCACCTACGGCAGTTACCTGAGCAAGAAAGAAGTGCTGCCCTCCGCAGCCATCACCGTGGTGAGCCTGGACACCTCCGCGGCCTTCCTGTCCGGACTGGCCATCTTCCCGGCGGTGTTTGCCTTCGGCATGGAGCCCGCCTCAGGGCCGGGGCTCACCTTCATCACCTTGCCCTCGGTGTTCGCCAAGATGCCCATGGGTGCTGTGTTCTCCTTCCTGTTCTTCCTGCTCCTGTTCTTCGCCGCCATCACCTCCTCCATCTCCCTGCTGGAGGTCTGTGTGGCCTACTTCAAAGACGAGCTGGGCTGGAGCCGCGCCAAGGCCTCCTGGGTCCTGGGTCTGGTGATCTTCGTCCTGGGGGTGCCCTCGGCCCTTTCCCTGGGGGGGCATTTCCCCAAGATCGCCGGGAAGGACTTCCTGGACGCGGTGGACTTTTTCTCCTCCAACGTGCTCCTTCCCCTGGGGGGGATCTTCATCTCCCTCTTTGCGGGTTGGGTCTGGTTGGACAGTGCCCGTAAGGAGGTCACCAACCAGGGGTCTCATTCCTTTGCTCTGGAGGTCGCTTGGATCTGGGTGTGCCGGGTGGTGGCTCCCCTTGCCATCGCCTGGATCTTCGTCAAGGGGCTGAAGTGGTAG
- a CDS encoding HypC/HybG/HupF family hydrogenase formation chaperone: MCLAVPHELTELLPDHRARATAGTAQVTIRTDLLSEPRVGDVVLVHGGFAIERVHQEDQEELASLWEEVHRLAGR; this comes from the coding sequence ATGTGCCTTGCGGTACCCCATGAACTGACGGAGCTGTTGCCGGACCATCGGGCCCGAGCCACGGCGGGAACCGCCCAGGTGACGATCCGTACGGACCTGCTTTCGGAGCCTCGGGTGGGAGACGTGGTGCTGGTCCACGGTGGCTTCGCCATCGAGCGGGTCCACCAGGAGGACCAGGAGGAGCTGGCTTCCCTCTGGGAAGAGGTGCACCGCCTTGCGGGACGCTGA
- a CDS encoding TIGR00282 family metallophosphoesterase has translation MRVLFVGDVMGRPGRKLLASMMGRIRSQWGPLDFVVANGENAAAGFGLTAPVAEELFRCGVDVVTGGNHTFDKKEALPLLDRDPRLLRPANYPPGVPGRGLGVYEKNGRRLGVLNLQGRAFQTPIDCPFRTADERLGGIDAPCILVDVHAEATSEKRALALYLDGRVSAVLGTHTHVQTADEEVLPGGTAYLNDVGMTGGHGGVIGMTYASVIPKLLTGVPNKFEVCEDDLRLCAVVLELDDETGRALSIERLNLRPE, from the coding sequence ATGCGCGTTCTCTTCGTGGGAGACGTCATGGGGCGCCCCGGCCGAAAGCTGCTGGCCTCCATGATGGGACGGATCCGCTCCCAATGGGGTCCTCTGGATTTCGTGGTGGCCAACGGGGAGAACGCGGCGGCGGGGTTCGGCCTCACCGCGCCGGTGGCGGAGGAGCTCTTCCGCTGCGGGGTGGACGTGGTCACCGGGGGAAACCACACCTTCGACAAGAAGGAGGCGCTGCCCCTGCTGGATCGGGACCCGCGTCTTTTGCGTCCCGCCAACTACCCTCCGGGGGTTCCGGGGCGGGGCCTGGGGGTCTACGAGAAAAACGGGCGTCGCCTGGGGGTTCTGAACCTCCAGGGGAGGGCCTTTCAGACCCCCATCGACTGTCCCTTCCGCACCGCCGACGAACGGCTGGGGGGGATCGACGCGCCCTGCATCCTGGTGGACGTCCATGCGGAGGCCACCTCGGAAAAGCGGGCCTTGGCTCTGTACCTGGATGGGCGGGTCTCTGCGGTGCTGGGAACCCACACCCACGTGCAGACCGCGGACGAAGAGGTGCTTCCCGGGGGCACGGCCTACCTGAACGACGTGGGCATGACGGGAGGGCACGGAGGGGTCATCGGCATGACCTACGCTTCCGTGATCCCCAAGCTGCTCACGGGAGTGCCGAACAAGTTCGAGGTCTGCGAGGACGATCTGCGGCTTTGCGCCGTGGTGCTAGAACTGGACGACGAGACGGGGCGGGCGCTCTCCATCGAGCGCCTGAACCTGCGACCGGAGTAA
- the pfkA gene encoding 6-phosphofructokinase, with amino-acid sequence MKRIAVLTSGGDSPGMNAAIRAVTRSAIYRGLDVIGFRRGYEGLLDGDGVPLTKSSVGGIIHRGGTMLRTARSDRFRRPEGINEAISRLREYDIDGLVVVGGDGSFRGAWALHEQGFPVAGIPGTIDNDIAGTDSTIGFDTACNTALQSVEKLRDTASSHDRLFIVEVMGRSAGFLALEVAVASGAECVLVPEVPFHLEHLCEKLHYAKQRGKTHSMIILAEGVMSANQLASRLKDTGGYEARITVLGHVQRGGSPSSFDAVLASRMGASAVEMLLEGQRGFMVGYVNQQLTSCPLPTAWESKKPLNHEMMALVEALSI; translated from the coding sequence ATGAAGCGCATTGCCGTGTTGACCAGCGGGGGGGATTCCCCGGGGATGAACGCCGCTATCCGGGCGGTGACCCGGTCCGCCATCTACCGGGGCCTGGACGTGATCGGATTCCGCAGGGGGTACGAGGGTCTGCTGGACGGGGACGGCGTCCCCCTGACCAAGAGTTCCGTGGGGGGGATCATCCACCGGGGGGGCACCATGCTCCGCACCGCCAGAAGCGATCGTTTCCGGCGCCCCGAGGGGATCAACGAGGCCATTTCGCGCCTTCGGGAATACGACATCGACGGCCTCGTGGTGGTGGGGGGGGACGGTTCCTTCCGGGGGGCCTGGGCCCTCCACGAGCAGGGGTTCCCCGTGGCGGGGATTCCCGGCACCATCGACAACGACATTGCCGGGACGGACTCCACCATCGGCTTCGACACGGCCTGCAACACCGCCCTCCAGTCGGTGGAGAAGCTTCGGGACACCGCCTCCAGCCATGATCGCCTGTTCATCGTGGAGGTCATGGGGCGATCCGCCGGGTTTCTGGCCCTGGAGGTGGCGGTGGCCTCCGGGGCGGAGTGCGTCCTGGTGCCGGAGGTGCCCTTCCACCTGGAGCACCTCTGCGAAAAACTCCACTACGCCAAACAGCGGGGGAAGACCCATTCCATGATCATCCTGGCGGAGGGGGTCATGTCCGCCAACCAGTTGGCCTCCCGGCTCAAGGACACGGGGGGCTACGAGGCCCGCATCACCGTCCTGGGGCATGTGCAGCGAGGGGGGAGCCCCTCGTCCTTCGACGCCGTGTTGGCCTCCCGCATGGGGGCTTCGGCGGTGGAGATGCTTCTGGAGGGGCAGCGGGGCTTCATGGTGGGGTACGTGAACCAGCAGCTCACCTCCTGTCCCCTGCCCACGGCCTGGGAGTCCAAGAAGCCCCTGAACCACGAGATGATGGCCCTGGTCGAGGCCCTGAGCATCTGA
- the hypE gene encoding hydrogenase expression/formation protein HypE: MERLNLGQGSGGRETQELVRRLLAPFGDGTPEWEDCALLPGGWGVTTDGFTVSPLTFPGGDLGKLCVCGSANDLAVRGVRPEFLTLSVIAEEGLPEEVLVRHMGSAARTCALGGLALVAGDTKVVPRGQADGLFLVTTALGRTVRPEAPLGMGNLRPGDALILTGPPGLHGATIAACRYEMDVPGLQSDCALLWPLLEPLNGLSGLRCMRDCTRGGVAAVLCEWAEGTGTGLLVEENSLPADPGVLSVADLLGFDPLALACEGTALIGVAPEEADRALELLRRHPLGARAARVGTVETEHPGWVGLHTPIGGVRLLDMPTGELLPRIC, encoded by the coding sequence GTGGAACGTCTGAATCTGGGACAGGGCAGCGGGGGACGGGAAACCCAAGAGCTGGTTCGGCGCCTCCTGGCTCCCTTCGGCGACGGGACCCCGGAATGGGAGGACTGCGCCCTCCTCCCCGGGGGATGGGGGGTCACCACCGACGGCTTCACCGTCTCCCCCCTGACGTTTCCCGGGGGCGACCTGGGCAAGCTCTGCGTTTGCGGCAGCGCCAACGACCTGGCGGTGCGGGGGGTGCGCCCGGAGTTCCTCACCCTCTCGGTGATCGCCGAGGAGGGACTACCGGAGGAAGTGCTGGTCCGGCACATGGGTAGCGCCGCCCGAACCTGTGCCCTCGGGGGGCTCGCCCTGGTGGCGGGGGACACCAAAGTGGTCCCCCGGGGACAGGCGGACGGGCTCTTCCTGGTGACCACCGCCCTGGGGAGGACGGTCCGTCCCGAAGCGCCCCTGGGGATGGGAAACCTCCGACCGGGGGACGCCCTGATCCTCACGGGCCCCCCGGGGTTGCACGGCGCCACCATCGCGGCCTGCCGGTACGAGATGGACGTCCCGGGGCTTCAGAGCGACTGCGCCCTCCTCTGGCCCCTCCTGGAACCCCTGAACGGGCTTTCGGGGCTTCGCTGCATGAGGGACTGCACCAGGGGCGGGGTGGCGGCGGTGCTCTGCGAGTGGGCGGAGGGAACCGGGACGGGCCTCCTGGTGGAAGAGAACTCCCTGCCAGCAGACCCGGGAGTGCTCTCCGTGGCGGACCTTCTGGGCTTCGACCCCTTGGCCCTGGCCTGCGAGGGGACCGCCCTGATCGGGGTTGCCCCGGAAGAGGCGGATCGGGCGCTGGAGCTGCTGCGCCGCCACCCTCTGGGTGCCCGAGCCGCCCGGGTGGGAACGGTGGAGACGGAGCACCCGGGATGGGTGGGGTTGCATACCCCCATCGGGGGGGTGCGCCTCCTGGACATGCCCACAGGGGAGCTTCTGCCCCGAATCTGCTGA
- a CDS encoding DUF4392 domain-containing protein has translation MARLPDALPEALATLTASDRPGRSASLLHDPRCWEEALEVLSRPSLWIVTGFFVPEAQAAETDGPPGACVLARALSRLGTSVRVFSDDACLGVLRETGAVLGLPPDRFRGFPFDVPEEDLRAFLRREAPGGLVYLERLGRTPEGVCRNMRGQDVSPWVAPLDLWALDAPSRGIPVAAVGDGGNEAGMGPLRERLGSLVGDFASALSCIPSDVPIPVDVSNWGGYALTAALEASSGADLLHTPEEEREMLHAMKRAGGVDGTTRTPALSVDGFGMDDQVALVRELRALTRGPRG, from the coding sequence ATGGCTCGCCTTCCCGATGCGCTGCCCGAAGCCCTGGCGACCCTGACGGCCTCCGATCGTCCGGGCCGCAGCGCCTCCCTGCTCCATGATCCTCGCTGCTGGGAGGAGGCGCTGGAGGTCCTGTCCCGCCCTTCCCTCTGGATCGTCACGGGGTTCTTCGTGCCCGAGGCCCAGGCCGCGGAGACCGACGGTCCTCCCGGGGCCTGCGTCCTTGCCCGCGCCCTGTCGCGTCTGGGAACCTCTGTCCGGGTGTTCTCCGACGACGCCTGTCTGGGGGTCCTTCGGGAGACCGGGGCGGTCCTGGGGCTTCCCCCGGATCGGTTCCGGGGCTTTCCCTTCGACGTCCCCGAGGAGGACCTGCGGGCGTTCCTGAGAAGGGAGGCTCCGGGTGGGCTGGTCTACCTGGAGAGATTGGGGCGCACTCCTGAGGGGGTCTGCCGGAACATGAGGGGGCAGGACGTCTCCCCCTGGGTGGCTCCCCTGGACCTGTGGGCTCTGGATGCGCCGTCTCGGGGGATTCCCGTGGCGGCGGTGGGGGACGGGGGCAACGAGGCGGGCATGGGCCCTCTGCGGGAGAGGTTGGGCTCTCTGGTGGGAGATTTCGCTTCGGCTCTTTCCTGCATCCCTTCGGACGTGCCGATTCCCGTGGATGTCTCCAACTGGGGAGGCTACGCTCTGACGGCAGCCCTGGAAGCCTCTTCGGGAGCGGATCTGCTGCACACCCCGGAGGAGGAGCGGGAGATGCTTCACGCCATGAAAAGAGCCGGGGGGGTGGACGGAACGACCCGCACCCCGGCCCTCTCCGTGGATGGGTTCGGGATGGACGATCAGGTGGCTCTGGTGCGGGAGCTGCGGGCTCTGACCCGAGGGCCGAGGGGCTAG
- the recG gene encoding ATP-dependent DNA helicase RecG, with protein sequence MREPFDPELPVSRLPGVGPRREAGLSRLGVRTLRDALFLFPRRYEDRRRLTPLEELQEGRPALFRGRVGELSSQRSQGKHRVRGLLSDPTGCLRLLWFHRPGVAAQLPPGTEAVFWGRPARFGDALVCVNPEFWTGSVPQGEEWGRIVPVYPGTEGLPPRWLRSFLLSQVERCAPQIPEELPESLIRRRGLLPLKEAVRQLHAPDDEVRWREARRRLAYQELLELQVPFALRRRAAASLPPPVLRCEKGVSERFWADLPFDPTPGQREALRALEADLGGRHPMNRLLQGDVGSGKTLVALGALHLVLRGGAQGAYLAPTEILARQVWEVARRLPALAPFPVDLVLGGRSLREREEQAEALERPEPRLVVGTHALLEDSVRFSRLGLAVIDEQHRFGVAQRAALAAKGRSPHLLVMTATPIPRTLSLALFGDLSSLALRDLPPGRSPVVTRVLGQKDLRRVLAFLRQELARGGRAFWVCPLVEESEGTGLPGAMQRREALARALPESCPEVVHGRLDGAAKAAALERFRSGESRLLVGTTVLEVGIDVPEATVMVVEHGERFGLSQLHQLRGRVGRGSSRGVCLLLSGTEEEDSLRRLRILERIGDGFRIAEADCALRGGGEMGGVRQHGDSGFKVADLRVDAALLEQARQDAQDWVDAEPALDSCPLFRKRLEERYPDVFRLLAGA encoded by the coding sequence GTGAGGGAACCCTTCGACCCGGAGCTTCCCGTCAGCCGCCTTCCCGGGGTGGGTCCTCGCCGGGAGGCGGGGTTGAGTCGTCTGGGCGTCCGTACCCTCCGGGACGCCCTGTTTCTTTTCCCTAGGCGGTACGAGGATCGACGTCGTCTCACTCCCCTGGAGGAGCTTCAGGAGGGCAGGCCCGCCCTTTTCCGGGGACGGGTGGGGGAACTTTCTTCCCAGCGCTCTCAGGGCAAGCACCGGGTCCGGGGCCTTCTCTCGGACCCCACGGGGTGTCTGCGGCTGCTCTGGTTCCACCGGCCGGGGGTGGCCGCCCAGCTTCCCCCGGGGACGGAGGCGGTCTTCTGGGGGCGGCCCGCCCGATTCGGGGACGCCCTGGTGTGCGTGAACCCGGAGTTCTGGACGGGATCGGTTCCCCAAGGGGAAGAGTGGGGCCGCATCGTGCCCGTCTACCCCGGCACGGAGGGACTCCCTCCCCGGTGGCTCCGTTCCTTCCTCCTTTCCCAGGTGGAACGCTGCGCCCCCCAGATCCCCGAGGAACTGCCCGAGTCCCTGATCCGCCGCCGGGGCCTCCTTCCCCTGAAGGAGGCGGTGCGGCAGCTCCACGCCCCGGACGACGAGGTCCGGTGGCGGGAGGCCCGTCGTCGCCTGGCCTACCAGGAACTTCTGGAACTTCAGGTCCCCTTTGCCTTGCGCCGTCGGGCCGCCGCCTCCCTGCCCCCCCCGGTACTGCGCTGCGAAAAGGGAGTTTCGGAACGGTTTTGGGCCGATTTGCCCTTCGACCCCACCCCGGGGCAACGGGAGGCCCTCCGGGCACTGGAGGCGGACCTGGGGGGGCGGCATCCCATGAACCGTCTCCTCCAGGGAGACGTGGGGTCCGGGAAGACTCTGGTGGCCCTGGGGGCCCTTCACCTGGTCCTTCGTGGGGGTGCCCAGGGAGCCTACCTAGCCCCCACGGAGATCCTGGCCCGACAGGTCTGGGAGGTGGCCCGGAGGCTCCCCGCCCTGGCCCCTTTTCCGGTGGACCTGGTCCTGGGGGGGCGCTCCCTCCGGGAGAGGGAGGAGCAGGCGGAGGCCCTGGAGCGTCCGGAACCTCGACTGGTAGTGGGGACCCACGCCCTCCTGGAGGATTCGGTGCGGTTCTCCCGCTTAGGCCTGGCGGTGATCGACGAGCAGCACCGTTTCGGGGTGGCCCAGAGAGCCGCCCTGGCGGCCAAGGGGCGGTCGCCCCACCTCCTGGTCATGACCGCTACCCCCATTCCCCGGACCCTGAGCCTTGCCCTCTTCGGGGACCTTTCCTCCCTGGCCCTCCGGGACCTCCCCCCGGGGAGGTCCCCCGTGGTCACCCGGGTGCTGGGGCAGAAAGACCTGCGGCGGGTCCTGGCCTTCCTGCGGCAGGAGCTGGCCCGTGGGGGGCGGGCCTTCTGGGTCTGCCCCCTGGTGGAGGAGTCGGAGGGAACGGGCCTTCCCGGGGCGATGCAGCGCCGGGAAGCCCTGGCCCGGGCCCTTCCGGAGTCCTGTCCCGAGGTGGTGCACGGGCGGCTGGACGGGGCGGCCAAGGCGGCGGCACTGGAGCGTTTTCGCTCCGGGGAGTCCCGCCTGCTGGTGGGCACCACGGTGCTGGAGGTGGGGATCGACGTGCCCGAGGCCACGGTGATGGTGGTGGAGCACGGAGAGCGTTTTGGCCTCTCCCAGCTGCACCAGCTTCGAGGTCGGGTAGGGCGGGGCAGCAGTCGGGGGGTCTGTCTCCTCCTTTCGGGCACAGAGGAGGAAGACTCCCTGCGACGGCTACGGATCCTGGAAAGGATCGGCGACGGGTTTCGGATCGCCGAGGCGGATTGTGCCCTCCGGGGGGGCGGAGAAATGGGAGGGGTGCGGCAACACGGAGACTCGGGCTTCAAAGTGGCGGACCTTCGGGTCGACGCCGCGCTGCTGGAGCAGGCGCGACAGGATGCCCAGGACTGGGTGGATGCGGAACCGGCCTTGGATTCCTGTCCCCTCTTCCGAAAACGTCTGGAGGAACGGTATCCCGACGTGTTTCGTCTCCTTGCGGGGGCGTGA
- the hypD gene encoding hydrogenase formation protein HypD — MRDAEPSLRERGALLRAALENLVGETPLRFMEVCGTHTMALYRTGLRALLPWKLELVSGPGCPVCVTPQEDLDQAIALASRPEVTLATFGDLVRVPGSVGSLAQARAGGADVRVVTGASEALDLARHLPQRRVVFLAVGFETTAPGTAAVLEEARGEDVPNFLVLNLHKTVPPALEALAAAPDIALDGFLLPGHVCSVLGVEPFRFLPQAHGLACCAAGFEAEDLLLALVDLARQARKGHPEVTSAYPRGVRPGGNPRARALLERVFRPCDASWRGLGVLPRSGLALRDPFRRFDARESLELPLPAPAPPNGCRCGDVLAGRLAPRGCPLFGGTCTPRTPQGPCMVSSEGSCAAAYRYGGKEVTTWNV; from the coding sequence TTGCGGGACGCTGAACCCTCCCTCCGGGAACGGGGCGCGCTGCTGCGCGCCGCCCTGGAGAACCTGGTGGGGGAGACTCCTCTGCGGTTCATGGAGGTCTGCGGCACCCACACCATGGCCCTGTACAGGACGGGCCTCCGAGCCCTCCTGCCTTGGAAGCTGGAGCTGGTTTCCGGCCCCGGCTGTCCCGTGTGCGTCACCCCCCAGGAGGACCTGGATCAGGCCATCGCCCTGGCTTCCAGGCCCGAAGTCACCCTGGCCACCTTCGGAGACCTGGTGCGGGTGCCCGGATCCGTGGGCTCCCTGGCCCAGGCCAGAGCCGGGGGAGCGGACGTTCGGGTGGTGACGGGAGCGTCGGAGGCCCTTGACCTGGCCCGGCATCTGCCCCAGCGACGGGTGGTCTTCCTAGCGGTGGGGTTCGAGACCACCGCCCCAGGCACTGCAGCGGTCCTGGAGGAGGCCCGGGGGGAGGACGTGCCGAATTTCCTGGTGCTGAACCTCCACAAGACCGTCCCTCCCGCCCTGGAAGCCCTGGCAGCGGCCCCGGACATCGCCCTGGACGGCTTCCTGCTGCCCGGTCACGTCTGCTCGGTCCTGGGGGTGGAACCCTTCCGCTTCCTTCCTCAAGCCCACGGCCTGGCCTGCTGCGCCGCAGGTTTCGAGGCGGAGGACCTGCTGCTGGCCCTGGTGGACTTGGCCCGACAGGCCCGAAAGGGACATCCGGAGGTCACCTCCGCCTACCCGAGGGGGGTTCGCCCGGGGGGCAACCCTCGGGCCCGCGCCCTCCTGGAGCGGGTCTTCCGGCCCTGCGACGCCTCCTGGCGGGGGCTGGGGGTACTGCCTCGATCCGGCCTCGCCCTCCGGGACCCCTTCCGGCGTTTCGACGCCCGGGAATCCTTGGAACTGCCCCTCCCCGCCCCTGCCCCCCCGAACGGGTGCCGGTGCGGCGACGTCCTCGCCGGGAGGCTGGCCCCGAGGGGGTGCCCCCTCTTCGGGGGGACCTGCACTCCCCGAACCCCCCAGGGCCCCTGCATGGTGAGCTCGGAGGGAAGCTGCGCCGCCGCGTACCGATACGGCGGGAAGGAGGTCACGACGTGGAACGTCTGA